One stretch of Gemmatimonadota bacterium DNA includes these proteins:
- a CDS encoding FAD-dependent thymidylate synthase, with the protein MEELGVDPRARRQGALWRNIRGCRVERRRPICGRSSSPGHAGEDARGLLPTNILTRVHMRVDMKTLLNLAGMRLCTQAQMEWRGVFAALARAWGVWATPPAGAPELIADAFRLVRYAANRCLMKASDRYCSIRACVDEFEREGVPSSEWEVATPGVVRPIHPACGWRIATARVAPGGAREHHVHLVILVFLVVCASCALQFATYQALRSLIAGREEPQPAEPDEKYCRPSRIWTAYRGAEDRGRPPASAVPGVYGRRETAAG; encoded by the coding sequence ATGGAGGAGCTGGGCGTCGACCCGCGCGCACGCCGCCAAGGAGCGCTCTGGCGGAACATCCGGGGATGTCGCGTCGAACGTCGTCGACCGATCTGTGGCCGTTCCTCATCACCCGGGCACGCTGGCGAGGACGCACGCGGACTCCTGCCGACGAACATCCTGACCCGGGTCCACATGCGGGTCGACATGAAGACGCTGTTGAACCTGGCGGGCATGCGGCTCTGCACGCAGGCGCAAATGGAATGGCGCGGGGTATTCGCCGCGCTGGCGCGCGCCTGGGGAGTATGGGCCACGCCACCTGCTGGCGCACCGGAGCTTATCGCCGACGCTTTCCGCCTGGTTCGTTACGCGGCGAACCGCTGCCTGATGAAGGCGTCGGACCGCTACTGCTCCATCCGGGCCTGCGTCGACGAGTTCGAGCGCGAGGGCGTGCCCTCATCCGAGTGGGAAGTCGCCACGCCCGGCGTCGTCCGGCCCATCCACCCCGCCTGCGGCTGGCGGATCGCCACGGCGCGCGTCGCGCCGGGAGGAGCACGCGAGCACCACGTCCATCTCGTCATCCTCGTCTTCCTGGTGGTGTGCGCGTCATGCGCGCTGCAGTTCGCCACCTACCAGGCGCTGCGCTCGCTCATTGCCGGGCGTGAGGAGCCGCAGCCTGCCGAGCCGGATGAGAAGTACTGCCGGCCATCGAGGATCTGGACCGCCTACCGAGGCGCTGAAGATCGTGGGCGTCCACCCGCGTCTGCTGTTCCCGGCGTTTATGGTCGCCGGGAGACCGCCGCCGGATGA